The Stigmatella ashevillena genomic sequence CCTGGCTCACGCTGCTCCTGGAGTTGGATCTGCGCCGCATCGATGGCGCTCCCTTCGCGGCGGCCCAGCTCGCCCGGCTCACGGGAGACCGGACCCGCGACATCGACCCGGCGCTGCGGGCCCGGACGGCCCAGGCCCTCGCCACGGCCAGTGCCTCCACGACGTGGATCCGCATGGTGAATGAAGTGGTCGCCCTGGAGGCGGCCGATGAGGCCCGCGCCCTGGGAGACACCCTCCCCGCAGGCCTCAGCCTCTCTCCGTGAGCCCCTCCGGGCTCATGGGACGCACCTCAACGGACAAAGCCCTCCTCACAGGCCGGAGCCAGGCTCCAGCCGAGGGAAAGGGCTTGCCACTGAACAGCGCGCGTCAGGCGTGCGCGGGCTCGAGGGGAGTCTGCGCCCCCTCTACCTGAGGCTCGAGGACGGGCTCGCTCAGGGCAACCTCCTCGGCCACCGGGGACTCGATGAGCGCAGCCTCGGCCACCACCGGCGACGCCAGGAGGGGGGCCTCGGCGGCAGCAGCGAGCACGGGCGCAGGGGTCACCACCTGAAGCGCGGGAGAGGACACCGGGCTTGCCGCCACGGCGGCCTCGTCCTTGGGCTTCTTCGTCCCCGCCCCTGAACGGCACGTCCGGCACCACGGCTGGTTTCGGATGGCGCCATCGGCCATCTTGCGCAACCCGAACTGCGCCAGTGGCTTGAGCGTCCGGCACTTGATGCACATCAGCGAGATGAGCACCTCGTTGCCTTCCGCGTCATAGACGGCGGATTTGCGCCGCTTGCGCGGCTGCCCCGACTCTCGCGGATGAGCTTTCTCAGGCGCAGGAGGCGCCATCATCGGGGTCACCTTGTAAAGCATGTCTTCCCTCCCAGACTCCAGCACACGTCTGTCTCGTAGGTCCCCTGAAGAACCCTCCGACACTTCGCGGCATGCCCTAGAGTAAGGAGGAATCCGAGAGTTGGAAACTGATCGGAGGCCGAAAAATCGGCCTCAAACGTGATTCTCGTGAGATCTCGCAGGCTTGCATGTGATCAACGGGATCACAAAAACCCGGGGGGCCTGAATCATGGGTGTGTGCCTTTTTCAGTGCGCTTGAACCACAACGCACTTCAGCCCTCTGTCACCCTGTAGCAGGTGCTTCAGCCCTCCTGACGGCGACGGCGGCCGCGCCCGCCCCAGGCCAGCCCCGCCAGCGCGAGGAAGGCCATGCCCGGCATGGAGGCCGACGAACAGCCGCACCCGTCGTCCACAGGAGTCCCCCCGCCCCCGGGACCCACCCCGGACGAGCCATCCGGACGGCCCCCATCCCCCCCGTCGGGAGCGCCCCCATCGGGGTTCTCAGGAGCCCCCCGGACCTGAAGGGGGGGAGAGAAGGCCTTGGAGATGTCCGCCCAGGAGACGAACTTGTAGTTCTGGCTGGGCGCGTTGATGGCGTCGTGCACGGCGACAAACCCCTGGGGAAAGCTGCTTCCCAGCGGCAGTGCCGAGACCTCCAGGAAGAGCGGCCGGTCCACCTGATCCGTGGCACTGGTCTCCGAAATCGTGAAGCTCCCCACCTGGCCGTAGGGGGACCGTCGAGCATAGATGAAGATCTCGTCGCTCCCTCCCGCGGTGGACAGCAGGTAGCCGTCCTGCCCATTCACGGCGTAGAGCGCCAGCCCGGCAGGTGGATTGGTGCCGCTCACCCCCACCGCGATGGTGCCCGCACTGGTGTCCGTGGGCTCCGCGGGGAAGCGCCAGATGCCGGTGTCCGGCACGGAGACGTAAAGGGCCCGCTGATCCGCGTCCACCACCACCCCGCTGATGCTCCCGCCCACCTCGAAGCTCCGCACCGAGGCCCCACCGATTCCCCCATCTGCATAGGGGGTCAGCTCCAGTTGTTGCATGGTGCCTCCGGGATTGGCCGTGAAGACATAGACCTTCCCAGACGCACTGCTGCGGTACAGGTTGACCGTGCGAGGATCGAAGTTCGGCACGTTCAAGGAACTCGCATCGACCGGGCGAAGGACCCGCTGCGTGGGATCCACCACATACGCGGTCAGGGTCCGGCTCGTCCCATTGGCGACCACGATCAGCGGGGTGGTGCCTCCGGCCAGGGGAAACCCGTCGATGACGTCGACCGCGTACGCCACACCCGAGCTGTTGATCACTTCCCGCTCGCCGCCATCCAGTTGGTAGGTGACCACCCCCAGCGTGGGGTCCGCCGTGATGAACAGGCTTCGATCAGGAAAGGTGCCATCTCGCCACAGCGCGCCCTCAGGGCTGCCCCCGCTCACGCCATTCACGGCTTGCGTCTCGCGGACGGGTGAAACTTCCACAGGCTGAGCCACGGCGGGCAGCCCTCCCAGAACCACGAGCCACTTGAGGAGTCTCGGAATACGCATGGTTGCCTCCATCAGACGGGGCGCAGTAGCCCCCAGCGAGGAAACCAGCGCAAGCAGTCTTGCTCGCAAGGGTTGGCGACAGGCAAAGCGTCGGGTACAACCGCGCGGTTTTTGTACAGGGATCTCAAGAATGACCAAAAAACGCGCGCTCATCACCGGCATCACCGGGCAGGACGGCAGCTATCTGGCGGATCTGCTCTTGACCAAGGGCTACGAGGTCCACGGCATGGTGCGGCGCTCGTCCGAGGAGAAGTTCGAGCGGATCGCCCACCTCCAGGGAAAGATTTCCCTGCACCAGGGAGATCTCCTGGATCAATTCTCGCTGGCGGCGCTCTTGTCCTCCGTCCAACCGGACGAGGTGTACAACCTGGCGGCCCAGTCCTTCGTGCCCACGAGTTGGAGCCAACCGGTACTCACCGGCGAGTTCACCGCGCTGGGCGCCACCAAGATGCTGGAGGCCATCCGGCACACCCGGCCTCAGGTGCGCTTCTACCAGGCCTCCTCCAGCGAGATGTTCGGCAAGGTGCGCGAGGTGCCCCAGAACGAGGACACCCCCTTCTACCCGCGCAGCCCGTACGGCGTGGCCAAGGCGTACGGCCACTTCATCACGGTGAACTACCGGGAGTCCTTCAACCTGTTCGCGGTGAGCGGCATCCTCTTCAACCACGAGTCGCCGCGGCGCGGGCTGGAGTTCGTCACCCGGAAGGTGACCCACTCGGCGGCGCGCATCAAGCTGGGGCTCCAGGAGCAACTGGGGCTGGGCAACCTCGATGCCAAGCGCGACTGGGGCTTCGCTGGAGACTATGTCGATGCCATGTGGCGCATGCTCCAGCAGGACACGCCGGATGACTTCGTCATCGCCACCAACGAGACGCACACCGTGCGGGAGCTGGTGGAGATCGCCTTCGCGCGGGTAGGCCTGGACTGGCAGAAGCACGTCGTCATCAACCCGGCGTTCGTGCGCCCGGCCGAGGTGGACCTGCTCATTGGCGACTACGCCAAGGCCAAGGCCAAGCTGGGCTGGGAGCCGACGGTGCGCTTCCAGCGGCTCGTGGAGATGATGGTGGACGCGGACCTCGAGCGCCTCAAGGCGGGTGGGCGATAGATGCGTGTGCTGGTCACGGGAGCGGATGGCTTCGCGGGACGCCACCTGTGCGCGCTGCTGCGTGCCTCGGGCGACGAGGTAATCGAAGCGCACGGGCCTCGCGCGGAGGGCATGAACAGCAACGCGCTGAACTTCGACATCGCGGATGAGGCGGCGGTGCGCGCGGCCGTGGAGAAAGCCCGTCCCGAGGGCGTCATCCACCTGGCCGGCTTTGCCTCCGTGGCCCGCAGCCATGGCAATCCGGCCCGTGTCTTCGCGGTCAACACCCAGGGCACGGTCAACCTGCTGACCGCGCTGCGGGAAGCCGCGCCCAAGACGCGCGTGCTGCTCGTCAGCTCGGGCGAGGTGTACGGGCCCGTCACCGAAGGGACCCGGGCCGTGGAGACGTTGCACCTCGTGCCGCTGAGCCCCTATGCGGCCTCGAAGATCGCCGCGGAGCTGGCGGGCGAGCAATTCTTCCGCAGCTACGGGCTGCCGGTGGTGCTGGCGCGGCCCTTCAACCACCTGGGCGAGGGGCAGGATCCCACCTTCGTGGTGCCTTCGTTCGCCGTTCAGCTCCGGACCATCGCCCAAGGCAAGGCGAGCCCGGTGCTGCGCACGGGAAACCTGGATGCCATCCGCGACTTCTCTCACGTGAAGGACGTGGTGGCCGCCTACCGCCTGCTGCTGACCGCGGGCGTGCCAGGGCAGACCTATAATGTCTGTAGCGGCACGGCCCGCTCCATCCGCTCCGTCCTGGAGGAGATGCTGGCGCTCTCGGGCGTGGAGGCCCGCATCGAGCTGGACCCCACACGCTTGCGGCCCTCGGAGATTCCAAGCCTGGTGGGAGCTCCGGACAAGCTCCGCGCCCTGGGGTGGGAGCCCAAATCCAGTGTCACCGAGGCCTTGCGCGAGGTGCTCGGTCCCGAACTGCGTCCAGCCCCCGGAGCGCCGCCTCATAAACGGTGAGCGTCTGCTCCGCGGCGCGCTTCCAGGTGAACTCCGCGGCGCGGCGGCGGCCTTTCTCGGACCAGTACCGACGCTCCGCTGGAGAGTCCAACAGCCGCTCCAGGAGGGCAGCCAGCCCCTCGGCATCCTCGGGGCCCACGGAAGGTGCCGCGTCCGCGCAGACCTCAGGCAGCGAGCCCGCGTTGGAGACGATGGCCGGCGTGCCCAGGTGCATGGCCTCCAGCGGCGGCAAGCCGAAGCCCTCGCCCCGTGACGGGAAGACGAAGACGGCGGCGCGGCGCATCAGCTCGTAGAAGACGGGAGCGGACTGATAGCCGAGCGGGCGGATGTCGAAGCCCTTGGCCCGCATGCGTTCGACGCGCAGCTCCACGGGGCCAGAACCAAACCAGCTCTGCCCCGCGAGCACGAGGGA encodes the following:
- the gmd gene encoding GDP-mannose 4,6-dehydratase; translation: MTKKRALITGITGQDGSYLADLLLTKGYEVHGMVRRSSEEKFERIAHLQGKISLHQGDLLDQFSLAALLSSVQPDEVYNLAAQSFVPTSWSQPVLTGEFTALGATKMLEAIRHTRPQVRFYQASSSEMFGKVREVPQNEDTPFYPRSPYGVAKAYGHFITVNYRESFNLFAVSGILFNHESPRRGLEFVTRKVTHSAARIKLGLQEQLGLGNLDAKRDWGFAGDYVDAMWRMLQQDTPDDFVIATNETHTVRELVEIAFARVGLDWQKHVVINPAFVRPAEVDLLIGDYAKAKAKLGWEPTVRFQRLVEMMVDADLERLKAGGR
- a CDS encoding GDP-mannose 4,6-dehydratase → MRVLVTGADGFAGRHLCALLRASGDEVIEAHGPRAEGMNSNALNFDIADEAAVRAAVEKARPEGVIHLAGFASVARSHGNPARVFAVNTQGTVNLLTALREAAPKTRVLLVSSGEVYGPVTEGTRAVETLHLVPLSPYAASKIAAELAGEQFFRSYGLPVVLARPFNHLGEGQDPTFVVPSFAVQLRTIAQGKASPVLRTGNLDAIRDFSHVKDVVAAYRLLLTAGVPGQTYNVCSGTARSIRSVLEEMLALSGVEARIELDPTRLRPSEIPSLVGAPDKLRALGWEPKSSVTEALREVLGPELRPAPGAPPHKR
- a CDS encoding myxosortase-dependent phytase-like phosphatase; protein product: MRIPRLLKWLVVLGGLPAVAQPVEVSPVRETQAVNGVSGGSPEGALWRDGTFPDRSLFITADPTLGVVTYQLDGGEREVINSSGVAYAVDVIDGFPLAGGTTPLIVVANGTSRTLTAYVVDPTQRVLRPVDASSLNVPNFDPRTVNLYRSSASGKVYVFTANPGGTMQQLELTPYADGGIGGASVRSFEVGGSISGVVVDADQRALYVSVPDTGIWRFPAEPTDTSAGTIAVGVSGTNPPAGLALYAVNGQDGYLLSTAGGSDEIFIYARRSPYGQVGSFTISETSATDQVDRPLFLEVSALPLGSSFPQGFVAVHDAINAPSQNYKFVSWADISKAFSPPLQVRGAPENPDGGAPDGGDGGRPDGSSGVGPGGGGTPVDDGCGCSSASMPGMAFLALAGLAWGGRGRRRRQEG